In Formosa haliotis, the sequence TCATGAAGGAAAAGAAAGACATACGGAATGTGAATTTTGGAATAAGACAAATATTTCAAAGTCTAAAGCGAAATCTACGTCTAAAAAGGAAAGAAAATCAGATTTGCCGTGGACTGGAGATGCTTTGACTACAGAGGAACTATCTAAAATAACTTATAGAAGCACTCCTGTAATTATTGGGGTAATAGGAAAAGCAGATGCAGGTAAAACAACATACTTGGCTATGCTTTTTACATTGCTCCTTAGAGGAATAAAACTTAAAGAGTTTGACTTTTGTGGTACCAAAACAATAAATACGTGGGATGCATTATATCAAAAACTAAAAGTTCAACAACAAGTTGTTACCTTTCCTGATCCTACTCCAGCCCAATACATCCGCTTATTACATTTAGCACTGAGAAATCAATCAAAAAAATTAAAAGACATTTTAATAACCGACGCATCAGGTGAGGTTTTTTCTTTATGGTCAAAAAATAGAAATGATGTAAATGCGGATAATGCAAGATGGGTTTATGAGCATTCTAATGCATTCATACTCTTTATTGATTGTGAAGATTTGATAAATAGAAAGGCTCAGGCAAAGACTGACATCGTGGATATGGCACAAATGTTAAAGTACGATTTGAAAAACCGACCTGTGATTGCTGTTTGGTCAAAAAGTGATAAAAAGGCGAAGTGCATCCAGTAATTCGTGAAAAACTTCAAGGGGAATTAATGGAGATTTTGATAACTATAAAGAGTTAGATATTAGCAACTTTTCAACGGATGATCCTGATATATTAGTTCATAAGAACAATATAGCTGTATTGGATTGGCTACTTTCCAAAGTGTTTTGTTTACAAAATTCAGAGATTCCGATTGAGAATGATAATACGGGAAATGATATTTTCTTAAATTATAAAAGCATGTAAATGGCGACATCTATATTACTAATTGGAAAACCTCATTCATCCAAGACGGTATTCCTTTCACAGTTTTACTCAAAATTGCAGCAAAATAAGAGTAAACTAAAACTTTATAAATCAGTGGATGATTTGTCTCCTATTGCAGGAGCAAGAGAAGCTCTGGCATCAGGAGAAGAACCTCAGACAACTCCGTCAGAAAAAAGCGTAAAATTTTACTTGCCCATTCAGGTAGCAGAAAAAGAGGTTGATTTGAAATGTCCGGAATATGGAGGAGAACAGGTTTTAACCATTGTTGAGAATCGGGAGTTAAATAAGGAATGGACAATTTCTATAAACGAAAGTGATAGCTAGATTTTGTTTGTCAGATTAAATAATGTGAACAAGCCTTTAGATATCAGTGATGTAACCTATTCTGAAGAATATCATGAAAACTCGAAAGAACTGGTGTCTGATGCCGAGTATAAAATATCGGACCAAAGCTTTTTTATCGAATTATTACAAATCCTTTTACATGCAAAAGGAACAAACTACCATAGGGTAAATGATAAGCCAAAGCTGACTATTGCTTTAACCTGTTGGGATGAAATGAATACAGAAGAAAAGCCTTATGATGTATTGAAATCCCAATTACCACTCTTATTAAACTTTTTGGAGTCTAACTGGGATAAAAATTATCTAAACATAATTGGTCTTTCCGCCCAGGGATTTTCTCTAACAATACCAGAGAACAAAGAAAAATATCAAATTGAAGGACCAGAGGAATTTGGCTATCTAGTATTGCCTGATGGCACTCGATCGAATGACATTACAGAACTAATAGAGCAAGCATTATTGTGAAAGTAACAATACATCAATCCATTTGCGGAGAAGTAAATAAAGCATGGGGCTTAATAAAAACCACCTTGCCTGATGTTAATATTGCTAAGAGTATTGCCTTTAGAACGGATTTACAAGATCAAACCAGTGGCATTAATTGGGAGCCAGCTATTCGTGGCTTTTCAGAAGGAGACTTCTTCCTAATTATGAAAACATTTGAAGATACAGCTTCTGATGTTAGAAGAGGCAGGAAGTTTTCTCATGTTTTGATGCTGCCTAAAAATGAGATTGTAAGCATTGATAATTTAGAACCAATTATCGACTTACTGTCCAAAGAAATAAATAAAAATATACTCTTGGAACCAATTTCAATAGAAATTTCATCAAGCAACACTACCGGTGTAATAGATAAGTTTCAAGGGAAATTCAACAAACTCATCAATGGTTATATCAACAGAAATAGATATAATAATACGTTGATCTGGATAGGGCAGGAATACTTTGATATGGCGGTTATAGAGTTGTGGAGAAGTTTAAATGTTGCTGAGAGACAAGATTTTTGCTTTGATATTGCCTTTAATAACGAAAATAAGGGAACAAGCCAGCTAAGTTTAATTGCTGTACCTGAAAGTGTGCAAAGTAAGTTTGTGAAATCAGACTTCTTTATTGTACGGCAGAATGATAACCATAAACCTACGGAGTTATTGGAACAATTGTTGATTGGTGATGCGTCAGTTCAGAAGCGTATTAATCGTTTCAAAAAAGCGATTGAATCAAAGTCATTATTAAGGGAAGATATAGCCTTAATAGCGAAAGGGATTGATACTTTTGAGCACGTGGAAAATAGTAAAGATCTTAAAAAGCTAAATACCCTTTCCCACATTATCGCAAAATATTCTCCTTTGCCAGAGCAAGGGATGGATTTTAAGAACCACCTGTTAACTATAATTGGCAAATTAGCTGAATCAGTAAACTTTTCGGATTTAATAGTATTAAGAAATTTCAAAACGGAAAGTTTCAAAAACTCAAAAAAACGTTATCATATGCATTAATAGCCTGGATGAAGAAAAATATATTTTCAATTGAAAATAATTCAGAGGGTTATAGTTTGTTTTTTGAACAAATAAAAAAGAGTGATCTGAGTTGGTGGGATAAAGTAATAATTCAAGAGCTTGAATCCTACTTAGGAACCGTTCAAGTTTCCAAGATTGCTGCTGTCTACGCTTGGTTAATGGAATCGCCATACATTCTGCCCATAATTAAATCTTTTATTGATAAATCCAAAAATGCTGAAAGCTTTTTTATTGAAAAATTACCTAAGAAAACTTCAAAGGAACTTATTGAAGAATTACAAAAATTCTCGATAAGCAATAATTGGCTAAGGTTGTACGCCCATCTATTGGATAGGCAATTTGAATTAGGTACTGCTCTAACAGAACTATTCAAAATTGATCAGGATGAAAATTATTTTGAAGCTATTGAGGTGATAATAGCAGGAAAAGATGATGACTCGGTTATTGATTATGCAGTTGATACTAGTGAACTTCGAATGATTAAAATTGCCGGTAAATCTTGCCATAATATACCTAAGCATCTGATGAGAATGGATATTTTAAATGACAATTGGCAGCTAATTTGGGCAGAGGCGATTGAAAATGGAAATCAAGTCGATACTGGTTTAAAAGAGCCTGAAATAGAAATACATAAATTGTTTGACCATCTTATTGGTGGCAATGTGGTTTCTGAAAGACTTATTGATAAAATTTCCCAATCCGAATTTGGAAATCTACTAACATATCCGAATAGGGCTGTTTTATGGGGGAAACTTTCTTTGTCTGCAAAAGGCAATTTCTTAATCAAAACGTCAGCTGAATTACTTGAACAACTCAGTAAAAATTCAACCATTGAGATACCGAACGATACTGTTTTGTTAGATCATATTAGTAGAAAGGGTGTTTTCGACTTTTTATATTATAATAGAAATAATATTAAATCAGTAATCCCAGTATTTGAAAAATTTTCTCAACTAAGTGACAATAACCTTCGGAATTATCTAAATAATTTTTCAGGACAAATTGATGCTATTGATGCTACTCAATTAGGGAGACTGATAGCAAGAAGACGTTTTTTTAATTCTGCTCATACCATTAATTCTAAGTCCTCTAAAAATAATAATTGGCGATTTGCACTGGTAGAATGCTATGACTTGTTGGATTTTTGGACAAAATTGTTTTCTCCAAATTCGGGAGATAAATTGTCATCTAGCATTACACAAGATGAATGGTGGCAAAATACAGAGGAATTAATTATCGAATTATATCCAAATGGAACTTCATTAACAACCATTTGGAAAAAGGCAGGCGGAAAAGAATCTGATCTACTCGCAAAAGGAACACCAAGCGAAATTTGGAGTGATGTGTTTTATAAATTACGTAAGGAGCACTTCAAAGGAATAACAATGAACAATTTACTTAAAGAAGTAAAAAAACAATATGGGGAAAACCAGAAGTTTAAAATAATATATGATTTGCGAAAAAACTATATAAAAACATAACCAACTATGAGTTTAATAGAGCTATACAAAGGAACAAAGCTAATTGAAACTATAGAAAATTATGCTTTAGCTGAAGAAATAAAACCTCTAAATGACAAGGATTCAAATAGTGAATATTTTTGGTTCTCTAATGATGAGGAGTTTTGGAGTAGTGTAATTACTGATCCTGATAAATATTGGAATCAAGAGATTGATTTATATTGTTTTGTTGTTTCTGATTGGGTAGCTCGTGTTCCTGGTCTCTATTGGGAGCCTTCTTCATATGTAATGAGGCAGCACAAGAAGGAAGAAATAGCTCTCCAAAGTAAACATTGGGTAGAGTTTTATCCTCCAGGAAAATCTAGAAAGGTGATGGGGGGAATTGGAACTTTAATGTTGCCTCCAGCGGAGGATGGTAAAATATTATTTCGATAAGTGCTGGGTGTAATGCATCTGTTGGTATTCCTATGTTATGTTTTCCTGAAGTTTATGATCAACTAAATCTTAGACAGGGAGATTGTGTGGTTATAAAGAGGGCAAAATGGCAAGCTATGGATGTACATTGGGCATCTAAATTTGCTTCTACCAAAAAAATGCCAAGAGGATATATGGTTATTGATTCCATTGATAAAATAGAAGTCATAGAAAGAGACCTTCCAGTGGCTTATCATCCTTTTTCTATAATGGAATATGAATATCAAGACAGCCTTTTTTATGACTTTGTATATGTAACGGCAGATAGTAAACTAGAAAATGGCATTTCAAAAATTGAACGATTTTTTGAAGATTACGCAAGGAAAGAAGAAAGAAATGGTCAGTATCTTTTAAATCCAAATTTAGTAAATCCAATTTTTCAATCCCGCTACATGTCTCCCATCGAATTAGTTCGGGCAGCTGAGAAGGCTAAGTTGAATATTCTTTATGAAAGAATCAGGGGGACTTATTTTAAAGAACAATCGATTGATCAGTTGGTGATAAAATTACCTCAATTTTATCAATCAAGTGCAACGGTTAAAACTTTAGTTAAAAATGTAGGTTTGAATATTGCATTAATAGAGGAAGGAGCTGCAATTGATATGCTGTCACAACTTATAGATGTATGCATTAAAAAAGGAATAGTAGAAAATCTTATCGATAGGGTTGCAGTAGAGTACCCACAAATATTTGACTAATTATGACCTGGACTAAAAAACATACACAGCTAAACGATATTTTCAGTGATCTGGTTCCCAATAAAGAAGGGATTACGAAATATGTAAGAGATGCAGGTTTAAAGCCTCAGTTTATAGATACTAGCGGTAATGCAATGGATGTATGGAGTAATGTTATATCAGAGGCAGAAAAAAACAGTAAGGTTGATAATTTAGTTCGATCAATGCTAACTACTTATCCTGATAATTCTTTTCTGAAATCAGCTTTAAATTCAGGAGAAATTGATTTTTCTTTAAGTCCTGATATTGATGAGACATCATTTTGGGAAGAGGTTTCAGACGATACATTGGAAGTTTTGACAATGGAACAAAGCTCCCTCTTACCTGTAAATTTCTTAGCGAAGGGTGTATTAAAGAGTAAATCCGTTGGCAAGGTTGAGGTGAAAATAGGAAGTAGTAATTATAGCGTTGGTACGGGTTTTCTGTTTAAAATTAGTGGAATAGACGATGTATTCTTTATAACTAATTATCATGTAATACATAATAGAGAGGATATAGAACGGACGAGAATTATATTTGATTTTGAATTAGATATAAACGGTGATTCATTGCCTTCTAGAAGTTTTAAAATTGACCCCAATGGCCCATGGTATTGCTCAGAAATAAAAGAGTATGATGCAACAATCTTTAAACTAATTGATCAGGATAGTACTTTGGCGGAATTTGGTTGGATAGATTTAAAAGAAATTGAGATTACTAAAAATGATTTTGTGAATATTATTCAGCATCCGAAAGGTGAAATGAAAAAGATTTCTCTTTATCATAATATCGTTACACATAAAGATGAAAGAGTGGTTCAGTATCTTACCGATACTCAAAGAGGATCTTCGGGGTCTCCAGTATTTAATTCCGATTGGGAAGTTGTTGCCTTGCATCATAGTGGGGGAGGTAGTAGGCCAGGGGAGCCTGCACTACCATCTGGAATTAAATCACGTAATGAAGGTATTTTTATTAATAACATAATCCAATTTTTTACAGAAAACCATCAAAATATTTAAAAAATGAATAACGAAATTCTATTTAAAGGTTATGACGAGAATTTTATTTCGGGTCAAACAATTCCTTTACCAATTCTTAATAAGGAACAAAAAGATGATTTAGTTTTGGATAAAAACAATAATAGTATAATTAATTATATAAATTATAGTTTGCAACTATCTGCCATCCACAAATTCCCATTTTATACAGCAACCAACATAGATGGGTTGAATTTTAAAAAGGTTCCAAGAAGGGATAATTGGCGTAAAGATGCTAGAATTCGTAAAGACCTACAGTGGGGGCTCGAATTGTATAGAGCTCCAAAAAGTAATTTTGACCGCGGTCATATGACAAAAAGGGAAGATGTTCAATGGGGAGCATCTATTGGCTTGGCTCTAAATGCTGCTGATTCTACTTTTTATTATACTAATTCAGTTCCTCAACATAAAGATCTTAACCGTGCAATTTGGCGGAGTTTGGAGGATTATATTTTACATACCGAAACAAATGCAAATGAATTAAAGGTGTCTGTATTCACTGGTCCCGTCTTGTCTAGACAAAACCCATATTTTGTTACGGCAATTAATGATGAACAGATTCAGATACCTTCACTTTTTTGGAAAGTGGTTGTATTTCAAAAAGAAGATGGTAATCTTTACCGAGTAGCCTTCATAATGAGTCAAAATAAGTTGTTATTAAATGATGGTATTATAGAAGAATTAGAGCGAGATGATTTGTTGTTTATGCAGTTCGATGATTCTGCAACTTATCAAGTTAATGTATCTCTTGTTGAGGAGATTACTGGATTGGAGTTTCCCGTTGCCATGGATTCCTATTCGGACGATAGAAGTATTAAATTAGTTTTAAATGAAGTAGATATAGATCCTGATTTAGAATCGTTATCAATTGAAAATGAATTAGGTTTTGTGATTGAGCATATTTATCTATAGAGTTGTTGTATCTGAATTATGTATCATTAGTGTCCAGTAAAAAATTACCGAGAAAAACCTTTTAAAGAACCACCAGGTATGTTTACTTTTGAGTTACGACACAAAAAAGTAAGACATTGGTAAAAGTAAAAATTTTAACGGACAGCCTATATTTAATCAGTTATTAATGTTCCTTGACAAGAGTGAGATAAGAAAAATAGCGAAAAAACACAACAGTGAGCGGTATGTAAAGAAGTTTACTAATTATAATCATCTGGTTGTTATGTTATTTGTAGCCTTTGAAGGCTATCATTCCATACGAGAGGTAATTCTTGGGCTACTTTCGAATGCTCATAAATTAGCTCACTCGAGTTTAAGCTATCTGGTTAAGCGCAGTACCTTTTCAGAGGCTAATAATCGTCGTAGGAGTAAGGTTTTAGAAGATATCTAAATGGCAGTATATAGAAAACATGCTTCAAGTTTAGCGACAGCCGATTAAAAGACATAGAACTAAAGCGTTTATAGATTATAGATTATAGATTCATCAACGATATCACTGTTCAAGGTTATCCTAAAAGGTGTTGGACGAAATCCAAAAAACGGTAGAAAGAAAGGGGGAATCAAAGCTCATACGTTGATTAAGGCAGATGAGAACGTACCCTGCTTAATCCGTTATTGTAAAGCCGCCAAACATGATCATATGTTTTTGAAAGAGGCTCAAAACCTGCCGTCCGGTTCAATAATGACCTTTGACCAAGGGTATATTGATTACACGCAGTATGAAGCTTTTACAAATAATTCCATTTGGTACGTCACCAGATTGAAAGATAATGCGCTTTATAAAGCTAGAAAGGAATTTGATATACCTGACGATGCAGATTCTGGTGTGTTAAAAGTTGAATAAATTGTACTTCTTTATGGCATAAATCGAACCGTAAAAAGTGGCACTGTTTATACCGAAATCAGTGGTACAAATCGAACCGTGTTAGCCAATAATCAGATTATTTATTATTTCTATTTTAAATTATGAAAGTTTATATTGTTATATAGTTTTGATTTTAAGATTAATATTATTTTGTAATTAATATTTGAAATTATTAAAATTTCTAAATCCAATCTAAGTCATTCATTGCTTTTGCAAAAGTTTGATGACCTTTTGCAAATATATATTCACCATTAATTGTCTTTGTCCATTGAACAGGTTCATTTTTTAAATTTCCATTTTTCCAGTCTTCAAAGCATGATTTTAATAATTCTATTTCACTCTGTTCAGTTACATCCATGTCTAGATTATATAATTTGTTTATTAATTCATTTGAATTATTATTTTTTATAATTTGGGGAGATAACCTTAAAAATCTTTTATCATTACTAGGGTCATCCTTGCCAGAAAATAAACTTATGTAAGCACTATAAGAAGCCCAAGTTTGAGGTTCGAATAAAATAGATTGAGATAAATTAGAAATAGTTGAAGAATAGAATTTCGCCCCCTTAAATAAACGAAAAAACAAACCAATTTTTCTTTTAGTTTTTTGCCAATCAATATGTCCATCTATATTTCTAACAACTCTTTTTCCTAAAAGACATGTGTAATATTCATCTCTGAAATTATCACTATCTTCATCAGAAACCAATTTACTTCCAGTGCCTATAGAAATGACATGAATGGCTTTACGATCTACATTATTTGCTAGAGCTTCTGTGATTCCTACCATGACAGGATTATTAAATCCTCCTAAAGCGCCATCCCATAAATATCGTCTTCTGGTATTTTTAATTCCCTTAATTTTAGGGACTAAAACCGCTGGAAAGTCAAAATAATTTACAGGTGCATTAGATGCACCGTGAACAGCTCCAACTAAGCTAACTTGTTCAAAATGGTCTATGTTTGCAATAATCTCAGCTCTAGCTTTGCTTTTTTCATTGGATCGGAAAAGTTTAGCTCTTTTATTTATAATATCAAAAGTAGTTATAATTATTTCTAGGGACTCTTTTCCTATTATCGTTGGAAGTTCAGAAAGCGTGAAATCATTGAGTTTTGTTTCATTGTTAATTAATAAGAGTTCTTCTAATGCCTGTTTTTTCGAAGTTGTAGAATAACGAGTGCCTATTGACTTTATACCCGCTAAGGACATGAAATTAGTGGGGAAATATCTTAGCTTGAAATTTAATTTTTTAAAAATACTTTCTCTTACTGATTTATTTTCAAACAATGAAATAATTTCATTAAAAGACCAATTGCAAGCTAAACCAGCTAATACCATACTGCCTCCAGAATTAGCGATAACTAGGTCAAAATGTCTTAAAACTTCATGGCCTTTTATTTCTCTGTTAGGATATTTTAAACTGAAAATATTTTTTAATGCTAAAACTTGAAGTATTGCCCAGCTACCTCCTCCATCAAGTGATAAAATTTTATATTTTTCATTCATGTTGATTACTTTTTAAAATCCCAAAAGTTTCAAATTATTTTAACTGAAATGTTTAATTACTTTATCACTACCTAAATTTATTAATTGATAAGAATCTTTATCTAAATCTTTAACCAATTCAATTAAATCAAATTTTTCTTTTTCATCTAATTCTTTTTCTGTTGATGAGAAAATTATAGTTTGTTTAACTGTGTTTTCTGAACATCTATGGAATAATTTTTTTAAACTGCTTTGTTTAGCTTTATGTTGACCAGGTTCGTCAAACATAATTAATCCTGGGTGTTTAACTCCATTATCACGTAATGCTAATGTGTAAGCCCAAATATTCCTAACAAAATCAGAAGCGGAAGAGTTGATTCTAATAGATTGGGGTTGAGTATCATCTTTACCTCTTTTATATACTGGAAAATATTTAAAAGGATCCTTTCTATTAATTGAAATTTGGTAATTTCTATTGCTGTCATATCCAAAATCAAACAATAATTTTTTGTAATTTTTCTCAAATGAACTTAGAGTATTTTCGTCATCAGATTGCTTTAGTCCTTCTATTGCTTTTGTTACATTGAAATATTTATTTGCTAACTCTAAAAGAGTTTCTTTTAATTCAACGATTTGAACATTAAACTGTTCAAGATTTTTTACTTCTTGTTGTAGCTGTATTTTTTTAACAACTTCAGTCTCTGATAAAGCTCTATCATCAGCAATTAAATCTCTAGATAAAGACTTAATAACACTTTCTTGATTTCTTAGATTGTTTTTTAAATATTGCAATAATGTATTTTTCTCTTCAATAGTTTCATTTAGGCTTTTAAGAGTTGTTTCTATTATTTTTTTTTGACTTATCAGAAAGCCTTTATTTTCTTCAAGTGATAATTGAGGAATTTTAAAATCTGGCCGAGATAATATATCCTGAGTTACAGGTTGCGCACATGTAGGGCATTTTGCTTCATTATGTTTTTTAAATAAATTATTATTGAATACTTTAATCAAATTATTATGATCTTTGATTTCTTTTTCTATAACTATCAATTGGTTATTGATATTTTGTTGTTGTAGTTTTTCAATATTCAATTTATTTTCAAAGGTAGTCACATAGTTAATTAAATCATTGTATTTAGTTTTATTAACTTCATACTGTAAAAGTATTTCATCTTTACTGCTTTCAATAATTGCAATTGGTTTATTTACTAGTTCAGCAATTCTTTCTGATTTAGTATTTAAATATTCATCATAAGTAATTATTTCTTCTTCTGAAATTTGAAAAGATGAGGATATTTTTTCTATTTCTTTTTTGTCTGTAGTTATGTTTTCAGGTATAGAAGTAATAATTGCATTATTTTGTTTTTCTAAAAATGAAAATGCCTTTATAATTTTATTCCAATTATCTAAAATTTCATTTTTACTTTTATAAAAAACGTCTCTTTTAGTAGAGTTTTTAATTTCGTCTAAATTTAGAAGGAACTCAATTATTTTTTCTTTAGGTTTAGTAACTCCAAAGTATGGCATTGTAGCAAAAAAATCGGACCATCCCTTGGTTTGTTCAATAAATATAGCAGAAAAAATCATTTGAAGATATAGAGGGCTATAGTTTGATGTGCGAGAACTACTACTGACCTCAGGTAAATCGATTCCGATGAAATCTGTAAACCACTGATAAAATCCATTTGGGTTATCATTATTACCTTGCCCATTTACAAAAAACACACCTTTGTCTTCGTCCTTTGTTGAACTAATTTGCCCTAATCTTGATTTATAAATTGTAATGTTAGATTCTTTTTCGTCACCATCAGCACCTTTGATCACACGTTCTAAACTATAATAACCACCATCTATATTTTCTATTTCTAAATAAACTTTAGACCAAATAATTTGATATGTTATATCTTTTTCTTCTTCTGTACTTTCTGTTTTAATAATAAAGCTATCTTTTAAAGCTTTATCCAAAGCTTTGTTATTATGCCCACCTAATAGCTCTTCCATGCCTAATGCATAAAAAATACAAGTATTAACTGTTGTTTTACCCCTTGAATTTTCTCCTGCTACAATGTTCAGTCCCTGCTTAAAAGGGAAGTCAAAGCCATATAAATCATCTATAGTTTCACTTTTATCTGTTAGGATTTCAGTTCTTAATCTATTTATTTTAAACATATTGAATTTATAATAGTTTCCAATTATTATTTGCTTTTTGCAATTTTGTTTTAGGTATCCAACCTATTTCTTTTATTTTGTTTATTTCATCATGAAATAAATCATAATTTTCAATTGATTTCAAAATTTCTAACCCACTACTCGTTATTGCAATTTCTAATTGCTTTGAGATGATTTTTTTTTCTATATAATTTTCGATGTAACCAATAGCTAACACTTTCTCAAGTCCAAATTCGAAAGACCAAGGTGTTAATGAATTTCTTAGTCTCATTTTTAAATCATACAGTATTTGATAATTATTTTCATCTCTT encodes:
- a CDS encoding TRAFAC clade GTPase domain-containing protein; translation: MTGKCSNPDCAAPISCHEGKERHTECEFWNKTNISKSKAKSTSKKERKSDLPWTGDALTTEELSKITYRSTPVIIGVIGKADAGKTTYLAMLFTLLLRGIKLKEFDFCGTKTINTWDALYQKLKVQQQVVTFPDPTPAQYIRLLHLALRNQSKKLKDILITDASGEVFSLWSKNRNDVNADNARWVYEHSNAFILFIDCEDLINRKAQAKTDIVDMAQMLKYDLKNRPVIAVWSKSDKKAKCIQ
- a CDS encoding GAP1-N1 domain-containing protein, whose translation is MKVTIHQSICGEVNKAWGLIKTTLPDVNIAKSIAFRTDLQDQTSGINWEPAIRGFSEGDFFLIMKTFEDTASDVRRGRKFSHVLMLPKNEIVSIDNLEPIIDLLSKEINKNILLEPISIEISSSNTTGVIDKFQGKFNKLINGYINRNRYNNTLIWIGQEYFDMAVIELWRSLNVAERQDFCFDIAFNNENKGTSQLSLIAVPESVQSKFVKSDFFIVRQNDNHKPTELLEQLLIGDASVQKRINRFKKAIESKSLLREDIALIAKGIDTFEHVENSKDLKKLNTLSHIIAKYSPLPEQGMDFKNHLLTIIGKLAESVNFSDLIVLRNFKTESFKNSKKRYHMH
- a CDS encoding effector-associated domain EAD1-containing protein, which gives rise to MKKNIFSIENNSEGYSLFFEQIKKSDLSWWDKVIIQELESYLGTVQVSKIAAVYAWLMESPYILPIIKSFIDKSKNAESFFIEKLPKKTSKELIEELQKFSISNNWLRLYAHLLDRQFELGTALTELFKIDQDENYFEAIEVIIAGKDDDSVIDYAVDTSELRMIKIAGKSCHNIPKHLMRMDILNDNWQLIWAEAIENGNQVDTGLKEPEIEIHKLFDHLIGGNVVSERLIDKISQSEFGNLLTYPNRAVLWGKLSLSAKGNFLIKTSAELLEQLSKNSTIEIPNDTVLLDHISRKGVFDFLYYNRNNIKSVIPVFEKFSQLSDNNLRNYLNNFSGQIDAIDATQLGRLIARRRFFNSAHTINSKSSKNNNWRFALVECYDLLDFWTKLFSPNSGDKLSSSITQDEWWQNTEELIIELYPNGTSLTTIWKKAGGKESDLLAKGTPSEIWSDVFYKLRKEHFKGITMNNLLKEVKKQYGENQKFKIIYDLRKNYIKT
- a CDS encoding trypsin-like peptidase domain-containing protein, with protein sequence MTWTKKHTQLNDIFSDLVPNKEGITKYVRDAGLKPQFIDTSGNAMDVWSNVISEAEKNSKVDNLVRSMLTTYPDNSFLKSALNSGEIDFSLSPDIDETSFWEEVSDDTLEVLTMEQSSLLPVNFLAKGVLKSKSVGKVEVKIGSSNYSVGTGFLFKISGIDDVFFITNYHVIHNREDIERTRIIFDFELDINGDSLPSRSFKIDPNGPWYCSEIKEYDATIFKLIDQDSTLAEFGWIDLKEIEITKNDFVNIIQHPKGEMKKISLYHNIVTHKDERVVQYLTDTQRGSSGSPVFNSDWEVVALHHSGGGSRPGEPALPSGIKSRNEGIFINNIIQFFTENHQNI
- a CDS encoding DNA/RNA non-specific endonuclease, which produces MNNEILFKGYDENFISGQTIPLPILNKEQKDDLVLDKNNNSIINYINYSLQLSAIHKFPFYTATNIDGLNFKKVPRRDNWRKDARIRKDLQWGLELYRAPKSNFDRGHMTKREDVQWGASIGLALNAADSTFYYTNSVPQHKDLNRAIWRSLEDYILHTETNANELKVSVFTGPVLSRQNPYFVTAINDEQIQIPSLFWKVVVFQKEDGNLYRVAFIMSQNKLLLNDGIIEELERDDLLFMQFDDSATYQVNVSLVEEITGLEFPVAMDSYSDDRSIKLVLNEVDIDPDLESLSIENELGFVIEHIYL
- a CDS encoding DUF4372 domain-containing protein, translated to MFNQLLMFLDKSEIRKIAKKHNSERYVKKFTNYNHLVVMLFVAFEGYHSIREVILGLLSNAHKLAHSSLSYLVKRSTFSEANNRRRSKVLEDI
- a CDS encoding transposase, producing MDSSTISLFKVILKGVGRNPKNGRKKGGIKAHTLIKADENVPCLIRYCKAAKHDHMFLKEAQNLPSGSIMTFDQGYIDYTQYEAFTNNSIWYVTRLKDNALYKARKEFDIPDDADSGVLKVE
- a CDS encoding patatin-like phospholipase family protein, which produces MNEKYKILSLDGGGSWAILQVLALKNIFSLKYPNREIKGHEVLRHFDLVIANSGGSMVLAGLACNWSFNEIISLFENKSVRESIFKKLNFKLRYFPTNFMSLAGIKSIGTRYSTTSKKQALEELLLINNETKLNDFTLSELPTIIGKESLEIIITTFDIINKRAKLFRSNEKSKARAEIIANIDHFEQVSLVGAVHGASNAPVNYFDFPAVLVPKIKGIKNTRRRYLWDGALGGFNNPVMVGITEALANNVDRKAIHVISIGTGSKLVSDEDSDNFRDEYYTCLLGKRVVRNIDGHIDWQKTKRKIGLFFRLFKGAKFYSSTISNLSQSILFEPQTWASYSAYISLFSGKDDPSNDKRFLRLSPQIIKNNNSNELINKLYNLDMDVTEQSEIELLKSCFEDWKNGNLKNEPVQWTKTINGEYIFAKGHQTFAKAMNDLDWI